One region of Olleya sp. Hel_I_94 genomic DNA includes:
- a CDS encoding TonB-dependent receptor domain-containing protein, whose protein sequence is MNRFNFIIVFCLSMTTYAQDLTISGNVVDDSNQPILFANAIMYTSDQSQVISGSSTNEDGQFSIDNLTSGEYVLKISFLGFETETKNITLTNDVNLDTIILKTLPETLGEVTVNAKKPTFTKQADRMIFNVANTALVEGTMLDVLKSTPGVLVLDDNILVKNSSPTIYINDKKVNLSASELAMLLNASSANAVQKIEVITSPSAKYDASSGVVLKIVMSKNLIMGYRGSVTTHYTQGVYPRYDGGLNQFYKTDKINVNLNYSYNHTKINRHNLDEINYQENNTATEFWRTDLDRNTTSNTHNANLNFDYYINDNNTLSLSSNVLYLPYFDYQTNGSTFVNDLQGLNDYNFNSYNSSKDDKYNIGTDLDYKLNLKNGAKFLANAHYTTYDFNRSQHVNSDYFFQNNASNFSTAFNTRNNQSTDIFSLKLDYELPINDSSNLSFGVKSSSINTDSDIVQFDVDQTTGNQVLNTANTNAFNYDESVYAGYLSYDKSWDKWSMSAGLRLEHTDLEGFSPATNVSQTQDYLELFPTLNVTWQAFEKANLYVSYKRYIQRPNYTNLNPFNFFLNDNIIVSGNPNLQPSFTTYSTIGTSINNTFTIEAYYKTVSNQINELPIQDNANNFLIYSPTNIQNVREYGLDFMADLYISNKYSVFFLTSLFNHDFDIDFNNQTSNFNQWSNYSEINAGFNMLKDNSLSVNLSVAYYSQFLQGTLLGESITYSNLSLSKKALKNKAVISLMFADLFNQQDLGARSKFANQNNYSYHNIDNRYVKLGFSYKFGNTTLQTNERTKSLKERERLEK, encoded by the coding sequence ATGAATCGCTTTAATTTTATTATCGTTTTTTGTTTATCTATGACTACTTATGCTCAGGATTTAACCATTTCTGGGAACGTTGTAGATGACTCAAATCAACCCATTTTATTTGCTAACGCAATCATGTATACTTCTGATCAATCACAAGTTATATCAGGATCAAGTACTAATGAAGATGGTCAATTTAGTATTGACAATTTAACCTCTGGAGAGTATGTTTTAAAAATCTCGTTTTTAGGTTTTGAAACCGAAACTAAAAATATAACATTGACTAATGATGTTAATTTAGATACCATAATATTAAAAACACTACCAGAAACTTTAGGCGAAGTAACCGTTAATGCAAAAAAACCAACGTTTACTAAACAAGCAGATCGCATGATATTTAACGTTGCAAATACTGCTTTAGTGGAAGGTACAATGCTTGATGTTTTAAAAAGTACACCAGGTGTTTTGGTTTTGGACGATAATATTTTGGTTAAAAATAGTAGCCCAACAATTTATATAAACGATAAAAAAGTAAACTTATCAGCATCAGAGTTAGCTATGTTGTTAAATGCGTCTTCAGCAAATGCGGTCCAAAAAATAGAAGTTATTACCAGTCCATCTGCTAAATATGATGCTTCTAGTGGTGTTGTCTTAAAAATTGTGATGAGTAAAAACCTAATTATGGGTTACAGAGGTAGCGTTACAACGCATTACACACAAGGTGTATATCCTAGATATGATGGTGGATTAAATCAGTTTTATAAAACGGATAAAATAAACGTTAATCTTAATTACAGCTACAATCATACTAAGATAAATAGACACAATTTAGACGAAATTAATTACCAAGAAAACAATACTGCAACAGAATTTTGGAGAACAGATTTGGACCGAAATACAACGTCTAATACACACAATGCAAATCTAAATTTTGATTATTATATTAACGATAATAATACCCTTAGCTTGTCTTCAAACGTATTGTATTTACCATATTTTGATTATCAAACAAACGGAAGCACTTTTGTAAACGACTTACAAGGGTTAAATGACTACAATTTTAATTCTTATAACTCATCTAAAGATGACAAGTATAATATTGGTACAGATTTAGACTATAAGCTTAATTTAAAAAATGGTGCTAAATTTTTAGCAAATGCACATTATACGACCTATGATTTTAATAGAAGTCAACATGTCAATTCTGACTATTTTTTCCAGAATAACGCTTCAAACTTTAGTACTGCTTTTAATACCAGAAATAATCAATCTACAGATATTTTTTCTTTAAAATTAGATTACGAACTACCAATCAATGATAGTTCTAACCTATCCTTTGGTGTTAAATCCTCTAGCATAAATACAGACAGCGACATTGTGCAATTTGATGTGGACCAAACTACAGGTAACCAAGTATTAAATACAGCTAATACAAATGCTTTTAATTATGACGAGTCTGTTTATGCAGGATATTTAAGTTATGATAAAAGTTGGGATAAATGGAGTATGTCTGCAGGTTTAAGATTAGAGCATACTGATCTAGAAGGGTTTTCTCCTGCGACTAATGTAAGTCAAACACAAGACTACTTGGAGTTGTTTCCAACACTAAATGTAACTTGGCAAGCGTTTGAAAAAGCTAACCTTTATGTATCCTATAAAAGATATATACAACGTCCTAATTACACAAATTTAAATCCGTTTAACTTCTTTTTAAACGATAACATTATAGTTTCAGGTAATCCTAACTTACAACCATCGTTTACAACATACTCTACCATTGGGACTTCTATTAACAACACCTTTACTATAGAGGCATATTACAAAACAGTATCCAACCAAATTAACGAATTACCTATACAAGATAACGCCAATAATTTTTTGATTTATTCGCCTACCAATATTCAAAATGTTAGAGAATATGGACTTGATTTTATGGCAGATTTATATATCTCAAACAAGTATTCAGTCTTCTTTTTGACTAGTCTTTTTAATCACGATTTTGATATCGATTTTAATAATCAAACGTCTAATTTTAATCAGTGGTCAAACTACTCCGAAATTAATGCTGGGTTTAATATGCTAAAAGATAACAGTCTATCTGTTAACCTTTCCGTAGCTTATTATAGTCAATTTTTACAAGGTACTTTATTAGGAGAGTCAATAACATATTCTAATTTAAGTTTAAGTAAAAAGGCCTTAAAAAACAAAGCAGTAATTAGTTTAATGTTTGCCGATTTATTTAACCAACAAGACCTTGGGGCAAGATCTAAATTTGCTAACCAAAACAATTACAGTTATCATAATATAGATAACCGTTACGTTAAATTAGGTTTTAGTTACAAGTTTGGAAACACTACGTTACAAACAAACGAGCGTACTAAATCGCTAAAAGAACGTGAACGCCTAGAGAAGTAG
- the lepA gene encoding translation elongation factor 4 — protein MKNIRNFCIIAHIDHGKSTLADRLLDATGSVTAREQQAQLLDSMDLERERGITIKSHAIQMDYIYEGEKFVLNLIDTPGHVDFSYEVSRSIAACEGALLIVDAAQSIQAQTISNLYLALENDLEIIPVLNKVDLPSANPEEVTDDIVDLLGCKPEDVIHASGKTGFGVENILKAIIERIPAPKGDPDAPLQALIFDSVYNTFRGIETYFRVFNGEIKKGQKIKFVATDKEYNADEVGTLKLTQVAKQSVKTGDVGYLITGIKTAKEVKVGDTITDFANPTTNIVEGFEDVKPMVFAGIYPVDTEDYEELRNSMEKLQLNDASLVFQAESSAALGFGFRCGFLGMLHMEIIQERLEREFDMTVITTVPNVSYHAYTNKNPEDAFIVNNPSDLPDPSTVNRVEEPYIKATIITKSDFVGNVMSLCIEKRGMIINQTYLTPERVELTFEMPLAEIVFDFYDRLKTVSKGYASFDYHPIGMKVSKLVRLDVLLNAQPVDALSALIHADNAHNIGKKMCEKLKELIPRQQFDIPIQAAIGAKIIARETVKALRKDVTAKCYGGDISRKRKLLEKQKKGKKRMRQVGNVEIPQQAFMAVLKLND, from the coding sequence ATGAAGAACATCAGAAATTTTTGCATAATTGCACATATTGATCACGGAAAAAGTACACTTGCCGATAGGTTACTAGACGCTACTGGCTCTGTAACAGCAAGAGAACAACAAGCCCAATTATTAGATAGTATGGATTTAGAACGCGAACGTGGTATTACCATTAAGTCGCATGCTATCCAAATGGACTACATTTATGAAGGCGAAAAATTTGTTTTAAACTTAATTGACACACCTGGTCACGTAGATTTTTCTTATGAAGTGTCAAGATCTATTGCAGCTTGTGAAGGTGCTTTACTAATTGTAGATGCTGCCCAAAGTATACAAGCGCAAACTATATCTAACCTTTATTTAGCCTTAGAGAATGATTTAGAGATTATTCCTGTTTTAAATAAAGTAGATTTACCAAGTGCAAATCCAGAAGAAGTTACAGATGATATTGTAGATTTATTAGGTTGCAAACCAGAAGATGTTATCCATGCAAGTGGTAAAACAGGTTTTGGAGTAGAAAACATTTTAAAAGCAATTATTGAGCGTATTCCTGCACCAAAAGGTGATCCTGATGCGCCTTTACAAGCCTTAATATTTGACTCAGTTTATAATACTTTTAGAGGTATTGAAACTTATTTTAGAGTATTTAATGGTGAAATTAAAAAAGGACAAAAAATTAAATTTGTTGCTACAGATAAAGAGTATAATGCAGACGAAGTTGGTACTTTAAAACTAACTCAGGTTGCAAAACAAAGTGTTAAAACAGGAGATGTAGGTTACCTAATTACAGGTATTAAAACTGCTAAAGAGGTAAAAGTAGGAGATACTATTACGGACTTTGCTAATCCAACGACTAATATTGTCGAAGGTTTTGAGGACGTAAAACCAATGGTTTTTGCTGGTATTTATCCAGTAGATACAGAGGATTATGAAGAGCTGAGAAACAGTATGGAAAAGCTACAACTTAATGATGCATCCTTAGTGTTTCAGGCAGAAAGCTCTGCAGCTTTAGGTTTTGGTTTCCGTTGTGGATTTTTAGGAATGTTACACATGGAAATTATCCAAGAGCGTTTAGAGCGTGAGTTTGACATGACGGTTATTACTACTGTACCTAACGTATCGTACCATGCTTACACAAATAAAAATCCTGAAGATGCTTTTATAGTGAATAACCCTTCGGATTTACCAGATCCTTCAACCGTAAATCGTGTTGAGGAACCTTATATTAAAGCAACGATAATTACAAAATCAGACTTTGTTGGTAATGTAATGAGCTTATGTATAGAAAAACGAGGGATGATTATTAATCAAACGTATTTAACACCAGAACGTGTAGAATTAACTTTTGAAATGCCTCTTGCCGAAATTGTATTTGACTTTTATGACCGATTAAAAACAGTGTCTAAAGGTTACGCATCTTTTGACTACCACCCAATAGGTATGAAGGTGTCTAAATTAGTACGATTAGACGTATTATTAAATGCACAGCCTGTAGATGCTTTGTCTGCTTTAATACACGCAGATAACGCACATAACATAGGTAAAAAGATGTGTGAGAAGTTAAAAGAATTAATTCCGCGTCAACAATTTGATATTCCTATTCAAGCTGCAATTGGAGCAAAAATTATAGCTAGAGAAACCGTTAAGGCTTTACGTAAGGATGTTACCGCAAAATGTTATGGTGGTGATATTTCGCGTAAGCGTAAACTTTTAGAGAAACAGAAAAAAGGTAAAAAACGTATGCGTCAAGTAGGTAATGTAGAAATACCTCAACAAGCATTTATGGCTGTTTTAAAACTTAACGATTAA
- a CDS encoding GRAM domain-containing protein, which translates to MEIGTKFIKINWKYRVLFAIGTGLLYGFTLWLFDYFSDENIYSTNNIIFQALFFGLFFGIGFPYINQKLADKFSNKIGHTIKPDLSPDETVEVEGPANLFRGMEGVGGKIFLTNKKLIFKSHKINIQTGQTDIAYSDIDQIINRKTAKLINNGIRIVTKDGKQFDFVVNERGVWLDHINNHLK; encoded by the coding sequence ATGGAAATAGGAACAAAATTTATTAAAATCAATTGGAAATATCGAGTACTATTTGCAATAGGTACAGGTCTGTTGTACGGTTTTACACTATGGCTTTTTGATTATTTTTCTGATGAAAATATTTACTCAACAAACAATATTATTTTTCAAGCCCTTTTCTTTGGTTTATTTTTTGGTATTGGATTTCCGTATATAAATCAAAAGCTTGCTGACAAGTTTTCTAATAAAATAGGACATACAATCAAACCAGATTTATCACCAGACGAAACTGTTGAAGTAGAAGGTCCTGCTAATCTATTTCGTGGTATGGAAGGTGTAGGTGGAAAAATATTTTTGACCAATAAAAAGCTAATCTTTAAATCGCACAAAATTAATATTCAAACAGGACAAACAGATATTGCTTATTCAGATATTGATCAAATTATAAACCGTAAAACTGCAAAACTAATTAATAACGGAATTAGGATTGTGACTAAAGACGGTAAACAATTTGATTTTGTAGTTAATGAAAGAGGAGTATGGTTGGACCACATTAATAATCACCTAAAATAA
- a CDS encoding DUF4238 domain-containing protein encodes MTSRKTNIKQHYVPQFYLRNFADENEKFFVFDVNRENKYQTSPKKECYEKLLYDINPDILNKFSDHSENYEEIVDDNIRILNEEVSAILLNFLDRTIKSEKDFKFERPEREKLYDFILLQTFRTPFYRERLGYLGVSFALKTGVNDLEDKEFLDVIHNLLIFGIIEQLYGLDFKLNKTYHLFFDHLIDEILNIKTQLRNAGKLFLLNKSKEHFITTNTPINIRWKPDFLAHHRALMTFPGEDKPVVDIGNYIEFLTIHLPISSDFSIFIFEKELDKNLTELNRGIGIIKDWNSDLITNLNYSAFLKSSDKVISKTNDFEKYVEMKKQRQNPAMNFRFSE; translated from the coding sequence ATGACATCCAGAAAAACAAACATCAAGCAACATTATGTGCCTCAATTCTATTTGCGAAACTTCGCTGATGAAAATGAAAAGTTTTTTGTATTTGATGTAAATAGAGAAAATAAATATCAAACTTCCCCAAAAAAAGAATGTTACGAAAAACTTCTTTATGATATAAATCCTGATATTCTGAATAAATTTAGTGACCATTCAGAAAATTACGAAGAAATTGTTGATGACAATATTAGAATCTTAAACGAAGAAGTTTCTGCTATTTTATTGAACTTCCTAGATAGAACTATAAAATCTGAAAAAGACTTTAAATTTGAAAGACCTGAAAGAGAAAAATTATATGACTTCATATTGTTACAAACTTTTAGGACACCATTTTACAGGGAAAGACTAGGATATTTAGGTGTTTCATTTGCTTTAAAAACTGGTGTTAACGATTTAGAAGACAAAGAGTTTTTAGATGTAATCCATAATCTACTAATTTTCGGAATTATTGAGCAACTTTATGGTTTAGACTTCAAACTAAACAAAACTTACCACCTGTTTTTTGACCATTTAATTGACGAAATTTTAAATATTAAAACTCAATTAAGAAATGCGGGAAAGTTATTTTTATTAAATAAATCAAAAGAACACTTTATCACAACCAACACACCAATAAACATTCGGTGGAAACCAGATTTTCTTGCTCACCATAGAGCTTTAATGACATTTCCTGGAGAAGACAAACCTGTAGTTGATATTGGAAATTATATTGAGTTTTTAACAATACATCTGCCTATATCAAGTGACTTTTCTATTTTTATTTTCGAGAAAGAACTTGATAAAAACCTCACGGAATTGAATCGAGGAATTGGAATAATTAAAGATTGGAATTCTGATTTGATTACAAATTTAAACTATAGTGCATTTCTGAAAAGTTCTGACAAAGTCATCTCTAAAACAAATGATTTTGAGAAATATGTAGAAATGAAAAAACAAAGACAAAACCCAGCTATGAATTTCAGATTTAGTGAATAA